The genomic DNA gtcatgtgacctacCATGTGACCCCTTCCACATAGCTCTACATAGAGTCTACATGAAATGCTTATATGCTCTATATAAGAGGGGTGTCTATGTCGTACACcgctgtaaggtgggtacacgctgatgggagcgggcgctcaaggccgtactactacactggcttatgtaagtcaactatctaaggctatactaatagcgcttaaggcgctctacttctatctactggtgacaatggggcctgaggcctggaggtgtggtaggttaagtaagggggtgagtgctactgttactactaggggccggctacttagctggctggctaccttctctaatgtgtaagaggcaaggtaaaattgacttggtgtttccaagcgattttcctgctgtatatatagacaaggcgcactatctacatggtctgtgcgcgtgggagaaagaagtatagaggacaaatgagaagcgtgctgcgggctgcgcagaagcatggatttctccttaagcgcccttggcacggcaactcggcgcggcatctcggcaaaataagcgccaaggtcacgtgattgaaaaacaagagatataatgttcgtaaaaaatagtaaaaataacagaaaaatcgtccgattctgatggtatagctaaggaggttataacattgccccccccttaaaggctcttggcagagtcacaagcctttttcagttgtgacttgttgaagcgttgaatctcctcttgactgttttccaggagttcttctggttcccaggagttgtcttccggaccatatcccttccattttattaggtaaaaccattttccccaTTGTcgcttggagtcaatgatttgtttgactttgtactcctcttccccttctatggtttcaggagggggtctttcTGGAAAGGGCTGACTGGGGGATTTGTGTACTTTGGACAGCAACCCTACATAGAacacattgtggattttcagggtgTCTGGGAGTCtcaggcggtaggcgtggcttgATACTTTTTCTGTGACTTTGAACGGACCTAGTTGCTTGGGATCCAGCTTGTTAGAGTTTGTCCTAAGtaccacgttttttccatcaaGCCATACTTTCTTGCCCACGGAGTATTCTGGTATTATCCCTTTTGGTCTTGCCATGCGTTCCTTGGTCATTCTGAGTGCTGACTCTGCCTCCTGCCATTCCTGGGCCAGGGTATTGGCtacaaggtctgcttctggtacgttggcCGGTACGGTTGATGGGTTCATTAtgggattccttccataaaccagttcaaagggggtttttccgGTTGCAGCGTGttttgcattgttgtacgcataCTCCGCAAGTGGCAACCATTTTGCCCAATCCGAGTGATCTGCTGCTACGTAAGATCTTAGGTAGAACtcgatgaactggttgacgcGCTTGgtttgtccgtctgattctgggtgataagccaaggagaaggatggttgGATCCCCAGCCTTTGGTACAGGGCTCTGAGGAATTTCCCAGTAAACGTTGTCCCTTGGTCTGATATGGTTCTAACAGGGAGTCCGtggagtttccaaatatgggtGACAAAGAGATTAGCCAATCCTTTAGCTGACACCTTTTTTGAGGTTGGaatgaagtggccaaatttggaaaatgAATCTATGACCACCagtattgcatcatatccttctgacTTGGGGAAGCCTGTGATAAAGTCGTATGAGATGGTATGGAATggaaaggggggaacttctaagggtttcaaGGCTATGACTGGGTTGTGAGCGCGgcgattggcttggcaggtggggcaacattctacccattccttggctgatgacttcatgcctggccaccagtagttttGGCTGAGGAGTTCCAATGTTCTCTGTTGCCCTGGGTGACCCGCCAgcggggagtcatggaattccttaAGTAACCAACCCTTTAGAGGTTCTGAGTCCAGCACTACCAATTTTCCGCAATACCATAggaggtcttcctcccagtcataatcccaATAGGCCTTCCGGATGGAGGGAGGCGCATTAtccgcatcttctgtcaggaattggatgatctgGTCCAGGGAAGGGTCTTCCCTTAGCTTGGAACGTATTTCTGTGACGATATCAAGTTCCTCTTCCGATGTGTTTGCAAATACTTCTTCTgggagcatgacttctggttcttttGGCTCATCTGTGTAGTCCAATCTTCTGGatagggcatctggtttccctgactgttttcctgggcaataatggaTCTTGAAATtaaaattgctcaggaagatgcgccaacAAGCGTGTCTGCAATTGAAGgtttgtgcctgcatccagtattccagatTCCAATGATCAGTGAACACCTGAATGGGTCTACCCGTTGCTTCTAAGAAGAtccgccattcctccagtgctttgatgattgccaataattccttattgtgtgtgtcataattagcttTGGCGCCagagaaggacttggacatgtatGCAACTGGATGAAGCCAATTGTCTAGGCcttgttgactgagtatagctcccattgctacccctgatgcgtctgtttcaaggtaataGGGTAGATCCGGGTTGGAATGGACAAGAACCGGTGATTGGATGACAAGAAGTTTCAGTTCCTGGAATGCTGCTTCCTCttggttaccccatgaccaaggggtttccttttttgtgagattATGCAGAGGGCGCGCAAcagagctgaagttggggatgaaccggcggaggtaattgacaaaccctaggaaggcctggacctgtttaacCGTCTTGGGCTGCGGCCATGACGTAactgcctcaatctttttctggtccatggagaagccggcAGGTGATATGACAATACCCAAGTAATCTACCGTATTGACGTGAAAGTGGCACTTAGacagcttgcagaacagttggttcttcattagtcaaGACAGAACCTCCGTGACATGAGCTGGGTGGTCTTCTGGTTTTTCAGAGAAGATAAGGATGTTGTCCAGATAGATAACCACGGTTACGTTGatcaggtccctgaatagattgttcatgaaatgctggaaggcggctggggcgttagtgaggccaaaaggcatgaccagATACTCAAACAGCCCGTATTTAGTCCTGAacgctgtcttccattcatccccttccttaatcctgacattattgtaaccccagcgtaagtcAAGTTTTGTAAATATTTTGGCATATCTTAActttgccatgaggtcatcctgtCTTGGGAGCGGGTATACGTTTCTGTGGGTTACGTCATTGAGTTTCcggtaatccacaaccagcctaagagatccatctgcctttttgacaaacatgaccggggcgcctgttgaggaagtactagggcggatcttgcctgtggcTAACTCTTCATTGATGTGTTGcttgagcgccttggattctgcatcagtcatgccatatatggggccaggggTCAGTTTGGCATCCGGAATAAGGTCTATAGAGATGTcgtactccctatgtggagggaggaccttaaattcttccttgccaaagactttagcaaactcatggtactgagggggaagGTCTGCCAAAAGATCtgagtccgcttcttccttggaggcaATCTGAATTTGTTtggggaatgtgactagtccctgttgccaatcaatcagaggagcttctgccgttaaccatgtcatgcctaggattgccggggtgttgccgatggggcaaacaagaaatgggatagtgtgggggtggccattggccgagaccgcaagttgaacctggtgccagatgcaaccagtctgggaaatagtaccatctaacattctcacaactcgtggattttcgagttgggtttttgggattttatatttttccacaattgagggggagatgaagttcaatgtggctcctgagtcaatgagggttttcAGAGGGTCTGCCGGGTAGTTGTTCATGTGCAAATTGATGTGGAGAaggggttttttatttgaatccaaGGCCACAGATACAAACTCAATACAAGATACATCATGAACATCTATTTTAGGGCTCAAGGGTTTGGCAGCTTTCCTTGGCCCTATTCTTTTCCCGGCTCCTCTTCTGCTACTTTAGCCACTTCCTTGATcgtggccttccatccgttggggcattgtttgatacCGTGCCctttttggccgcacttgacacacaGGCCCGACGCGCGGCaacggtccctttcttctggtGTAACATAGTTAGGGTCTttggataggcggacccttgTTGTTGTGGTGGAGGTAGATGTGGTCGCAGAGACCAGGGATTTGGTAGGGGCTTTCTTGGgttggttctccttgttttcccaacgaatgttgtcaattttgattgaggCAGCAAATATAGCCTCAAGATCATTGTCCGGGATATTGTCTTtagtggacaggagttctttcaccttccagtgaagaccgcgcgtaaactgggcaatgtacgcctcagtattccaatcaagttctgccataagattgcggaacttggtgacgtactcagacgtggtggttgtctgagtgagcgctgcaatcttcctggccgCGGCCcttttggcatctgggttgGCAaatgcttctttgaatttggcagTTAAAgccgggatggtggtaggagggttacccttgcccttgatgatggtccctatgatagggagagcccagtcggcagccttatcagtcatgtggtaaagaatccacacgaccatttgttcttcttcattgaattggtctCAATGAAGCGCGACCCACAGTAGCATGcggtctagccactgggttgccttctTTCCCCTAGAGTCTCCTTTGTAAGGGTCAgggagctccattttgggttgttttacgctggaccctgcgttGAATggggtaagggagctgaggctccgttTAGGCGTGTCgcaaggctcttttttgggggcttgcctgggttcttcctcctcttctgaatcaaagcccgttcctcttgatgggcggaaaggggccttgagtccaggcctaaccgttcctggagtgtgcgcttctcccctgtatgagtggggggagtgacaggcccagccaatgggccaggctgagcttgggttccttggtccttgtcgccaagtaggtcggcggtctccttgcatatggccttaagcTCAGTGAGCTGCTGGCCTTGTGatctgatttggtcctggagggacccaactgtggctgtgagggctgtgacagcctcgaggagagtgGCAATGgacggctccggttccatccttggcaagtctcgcgaagtgggagatgtgctgcgagagggcggttgggagtgggttggaatggaacgacGGGAGGAACGgctagagggacgggagtatgggtgtgggacgccagagcgtgtggagggaatattggaaacggcgtggggggattggtgcctatatcaggacttatgggcggtttttgtgtagtatgtgggcgctaaacctttgcgtcaagcacctagcgttggatagtccctacaacaaatcaacagatctggcaattgtgatatgagcgggttttctacaagcgggtgtttcagctgactaaggtcgctaactactgtgttccggcaaaacacgtggtatgcagGGGATTAGAGtccttctgccttatagcaatttggtactacgtgagggtggggggtttttgattattctaccccgcaaagtggccctgatcacgtgatttcccttgtgctagtacaggggatcttctccttgttgaacAGGCCTAcaacaagtcaattttacaatgtcatacaccactgtaaggtgggtacacgctgatgggagcgggcgcttaaggccgtactactacactggcttatgtaagtcaactatctaaggctatactaatagcgcttaaggcgctctacttctatctactggtgacaatggggcctgaggcctggaggtgtggtaggttaagtaagggggtgtgtcctagacgtctataaggacgttgaggaggagggcgcttgcggccgggtgtgtctaagtaaaaaccgcttaaggcggtgacaagctaccCTACGacaacgaccagctatactacaatgtccaaggccgtatgggcaatggcaaactgTGTAAGTACAAGgtagaagccgcttaaggcggtgtagactaagtaactaagtggggttgctgggctgtaaggccctcgtatagttgtgggatgcaacaagaggtaatcaacctgggtgttaccatggttggttggcctccttatatattcttcagacaagctatttacaaatacattatatgcaataccgtatcaaataagaaccccgctccacagttggccttactcatgc from Rhizoctonia solani chromosome 16, complete sequence includes the following:
- a CDS encoding Retrotransposable element Tf2 protein yields the protein MDQKKIEAVTSWPQPKTVKQVQAFLGFVNYLRRFIPNFSSVARPLHNLTKKETPWSWGNQEEAAFQELKLLVIQSPVLVHSNPDLPYYLETDASGVAMGAILSQQGLDNWLHPVAYMSKSFSGAKANYDTHNKELLAIIKALEEWRIFLEATGRPIQVFTDHWNLEYWMQAQTFNCRHACWRIFLSNFNFKIHYCPGKQSGKPDALSRRLDYTDEPKEPEVMLPEEVFANTSEEELDIVTEIRSKLREDPSLDQIIQFLTEDADNAPPSIRKAYWDYDWEEDLLWYCGKLVVLDSEPLKGWLLKEFHDSPLAGHPGQQRTLELLSQNYWWPGMKSSAKEWVECCPTCQANRRAHNPVIALKPLEVPPFPFHTISYDFITGFPKSEGYDAILVVIDSFSKFGHFIPTSKKVSAKGLANLFVTHIWKLHGLPVRTISDQGTTFTGKFLRALYQRLGIQPSFSLAYHPESDGQTKRVNQFIEFYLRSYVAADHSDWAKWLPLAEYAYNNAKHAATGKTPFELVYGRNPIMNPSTVPANVPEADLVANTLAQEWQEAESALRMTKERMARPKGIIPEYSVGKKVWLDGKNVVLRTNSNKLDPKQLGPFKVTEKVSSHAYRLRLPDTLKIHNVFYVGLLSKVHKSPSQPFPERPPPETIEGEEEYKVKQIIDSKRQWGKWFYLIKWKGYGPEDNSWEPEELLENSQEEIQRFNKSQLKKACDSAKSL
- a CDS encoding Retrotransposable element Tf2 protein gives rise to the protein MNNYPADPLKTLIDSGATLNFISPSIVEKYKIPKTQLENPRVVRMLDGTISQTGCIWHQVQLAVSANGHPHTIPFLVCPIGNTPAILGMTWLTAEAPLIDWQQGLVTFPKQIQIASKEEADSDLLADLPPQYHEFAKVFGKEEFKVLPPHREYDISIDLIPDAKLTPGPIYGMTDAESKALKQHINEELATGKIRPSTSSTGAPVMFVKKADGSLRLVVDYRKLNDVTHRNVYPLPRQDDLMAKLRYAKIFTKLDLRWGYNNVRIKEGDEWKTAFRTKYGLFEYLVMPFGLTNAPAAFQHFMNNLFRDLINVTVVIYLDNILIFSEKPEDHPAHVTEVLS
- a CDS encoding Retrotransposon-derived protein PEG10, producing the protein MTDKAADWALPIIGTIIKGKGNPPTTIPALTAKFKEAFANPDAKRAAARKIAALTQTTTTSEYVTKFRNLMAELDWNTEAYIAQFTRGLHWKVKELLSTKDNIPDNDLEAIFAASIKIDNIRWENKENQPKKAPTKSLVSATTSTSTTTTRVRLSKDPNYVTPEERDRCRASGLCVKCGQKGHGIKQCPNGWKATIKEVAKVAEEEPGKE